A window from Sphingobacterium hotanense encodes these proteins:
- a CDS encoding aspartate-semialdehyde dehydrogenase, translated as MKVAVVGATGLVGSEMLTVLAERNFPVTELIPVASERSKGKEIDFKGKKYKVVTPTEAIALKPDVALFSAGGGTSTEFAPLFAEAGITVIDNSSAWRMDPSKKLIVPEVNGDVLEASDKIIANPNCSTIQMVVVMKPLHEKYKIKRVVVSTYQSVTGTGVKAVDQLMNERAGKDGEKAYPYQIDLNVIPHIDVFQDNGYTKEEMKMIKETNKIMGDDSIKVTATTVRIPVVGGHSESVNIEFENDFDLAELRATLEAQEGIIVVDNPANLEYPMPKDAHGKDEVFVGRIRRDESQANTVNLWIVADNLRKGAATNAVQVAELLQKKGLI; from the coding sequence ATGAAAGTTGCAGTAGTAGGCGCGACAGGACTTGTCGGGTCAGAGATGTTGACAGTATTAGCGGAACGTAATTTCCCGGTAACAGAGTTGATTCCCGTAGCTTCGGAGCGTAGCAAGGGTAAGGAAATTGACTTTAAGGGAAAGAAGTATAAGGTTGTGACGCCTACTGAAGCTATTGCACTGAAACCAGATGTTGCTTTATTTTCTGCAGGTGGCGGTACATCGACGGAGTTTGCTCCTTTGTTCGCGGAGGCTGGAATTACGGTAATCGATAATTCATCGGCATGGCGTATGGACCCTAGCAAGAAGTTGATCGTTCCTGAAGTAAATGGAGATGTGTTGGAAGCGAGCGACAAGATCATCGCAAATCCGAATTGTTCTACAATTCAGATGGTAGTCGTGATGAAACCGCTTCATGAGAAATATAAAATCAAACGTGTCGTGGTTTCGACATATCAGTCGGTAACCGGTACGGGCGTTAAAGCTGTTGACCAGCTGATGAACGAGCGTGCAGGTAAGGATGGAGAGAAAGCTTATCCGTATCAGATCGACTTAAATGTTATTCCTCATATTGATGTATTCCAAGATAATGGCTACACGAAAGAGGAAATGAAAATGATTAAAGAAACAAATAAGATTATGGGTGATGATTCCATCAAGGTGACGGCTACTACAGTTCGTATTCCGGTAGTTGGTGGCCACTCGGAGTCTGTGAATATTGAGTTTGAGAATGATTTCGATCTTGCGGAATTAAGAGCTACTCTAGAAGCGCAAGAAGGAATTATTGTTGTTGATAATCCTGCTAATCTAGAGTATCCAATGCCTAAGGATGCTCACGGTAAAGACGAGGTATTCGTTGGGCGTATCCGTCGCGATGAGTCGCAAGCGAATACGGTAAATCTTTGGATCGTAGCAGATAACTTACGTAAGGGTGCTGCAACAAACGCTGTTCAGGTAGCAGAGTTATTGCAAAAGAAGGGATTGATTTAG
- a CDS encoding NAD-dependent epimerase/dehydratase family protein yields the protein MKECILMIGANGQIGSELTAALRIKFGKENVITSDIRPPKEIAEGEIFETLNVLDKEGIRAILEKYKPTQIYLLAAMLSATGEQYPQKAWDLNMNGLLNVLDLAVELGIKKIFWPSSIAVFGPHSPKIDTPQYCVMDPNSIYGISKLAGERLVEYYHNRYGLDIRSVRYPGIISWRTEPGGGTTDYAVHIFFEAIRQGKYTSFLSENSELPMLYMDDAVRGTIELMDAPESALTIRSSYNLAGISFTPKQIAEEIKKILPNFEISYSENDPRQAIADSWPKSINDDEARQDWGWKPTFDLKAMTEDMLSNLKSKL from the coding sequence ATGAAAGAATGCATTTTGATGATTGGAGCCAACGGTCAAATCGGCTCTGAATTAACAGCAGCTTTACGAATTAAATTCGGAAAAGAAAATGTGATCACCTCTGACATCCGACCTCCCAAAGAAATTGCCGAGGGTGAAATATTCGAAACATTAAACGTCCTTGACAAAGAAGGAATCCGCGCCATATTAGAGAAATACAAGCCCACACAGATTTACTTACTTGCCGCTATGCTATCTGCAACCGGCGAGCAATACCCTCAAAAAGCTTGGGACTTAAACATGAACGGTTTATTGAACGTTCTGGACCTTGCCGTAGAATTGGGAATCAAGAAAATCTTCTGGCCAAGCTCTATCGCTGTATTTGGACCACATTCTCCAAAAATCGATACCCCGCAGTATTGCGTTATGGATCCTAACAGTATCTATGGTATCAGTAAGCTTGCCGGTGAGCGTTTGGTAGAATACTACCATAACCGTTATGGATTAGATATCCGCAGTGTTCGCTACCCAGGTATTATCTCTTGGCGTACAGAACCAGGAGGCGGTACAACGGATTATGCGGTGCATATCTTCTTCGAAGCCATTCGCCAAGGAAAATACACGAGCTTCCTATCCGAAAACAGCGAACTCCCTATGCTATATATGGACGATGCCGTACGAGGAACAATCGAGTTAATGGACGCCCCGGAATCAGCATTAACCATCCGTTCGAGCTATAATTTAGCAGGAATTAGCTTCACTCCTAAACAAATAGCCGAAGAAATTAAAAAAATTCTTCCTAATTTTGAAATCTCGTATTCCGAGAATGATCCTCGTCAGGCAATTGCAGACTCATGGCCAAAAAGCATCAACGATGACGAAGCAAGACAAGATTGGGGTTGGAAACCAACTTTTGATCTGAAAGCGATGACAGAGGACATGTTATCGAATCTGAAATCAAAATTATAA
- a CDS encoding YebC/PmpR family DNA-binding transcriptional regulator yields the protein MGRAFEFRKERKFKRWAKMAVQFTRLGKEIAIAVKEGGPHPENNSRLRTAVQNAKAVNMPKDRVEAAIKRASEKDAKGYEEYVYEGYGPHGVPVLIETATDNTNRTVANIRSYFTKSGGSLGKTGSLDFIFQRKSIFRFPATEELDVEELELELIDGGLEELYVEADEEGNDVVVVQTSFEDFGNMQRLLEEKGIEVSSAKLERISLSHSTLSEEQAADVLKLIDKIEEDDDVQAVYHNMD from the coding sequence ATGGGTAGAGCTTTCGAATTTAGAAAAGAAAGAAAATTTAAACGCTGGGCCAAAATGGCTGTCCAGTTCACACGTCTTGGAAAAGAAATTGCTATTGCAGTAAAAGAAGGCGGCCCTCACCCGGAAAACAACTCCAGACTGCGTACTGCTGTTCAAAACGCGAAAGCAGTAAACATGCCGAAGGACCGTGTAGAAGCTGCCATCAAGCGTGCTTCCGAAAAAGACGCAAAAGGCTATGAAGAATATGTATACGAAGGCTATGGTCCGCATGGCGTTCCAGTATTGATCGAAACAGCAACTGATAATACCAACAGAACCGTAGCAAATATCCGCAGCTACTTTACAAAGTCCGGCGGCTCATTAGGCAAAACGGGTTCATTAGACTTTATCTTCCAACGTAAATCCATCTTCCGTTTCCCTGCTACAGAGGAATTGGATGTAGAAGAACTAGAATTAGAACTTATCGATGGAGGTTTAGAGGAACTGTATGTAGAGGCTGATGAAGAAGGAAACGACGTAGTCGTTGTACAGACTTCTTTTGAAGACTTTGGTAATATGCAAAGATTACTGGAAGAGAAAGGTATTGAGGTAAGCTCTGCGAAGCTTGAACGCATTTCCCTATCACATAGTACGCTTAGCGAAGAACAGGCAGCAGACGTGCTTAAATTGATCGATAAGATCGAAGAGGATGATGATGTGCAAGCGGTCTACCACAATATGGACTAA
- a CDS encoding IS110 family RNA-guided transposase: protein MAVSGLPFILDRGCGLDVHKDTVVATIKGSDFDTETKTFLTFTDDLYDLVQWLQSHSITQVAMESTGVYWRPVYAVLEDYFHILLVNARHIKNVPGQKTDKKDSEWIAKLLLSGLLKGSFIPAQHIRELRELYRHRRKLIAMRTAEKNRLQNILESANVKLRSVVSDVFGVSAMEMVRSMAKGQSDPLLLASMAKGSLVKKHAELIKALTGKVTDHHRFMLTLILQSIDHINLQIAQSEAQMEQYARIMYRELELLETIPGVSSKVALGIVSEIGTDMTQFATHQNLSSWAGVCPGNNESAGKKYSSRTTHGNKYLKTTLVEAAWVASRSKANPLLAVKHHQIAARRGHKKATIAIAHKILTAAYHVLRDMEPYQLHPQDIKILENRRLKRIDRLQKQLSTLKNTSYK from the coding sequence ATGGCTGTCAGCGGATTACCCTTTATTCTTGATCGTGGCTGTGGACTGGATGTCCATAAAGACACAGTAGTTGCTACCATTAAAGGTAGTGATTTTGATACAGAGACAAAAACCTTCTTAACTTTTACGGATGACCTGTATGATTTAGTGCAATGGCTTCAATCCCATTCCATTACACAGGTTGCCATGGAGAGCACCGGTGTTTACTGGCGACCGGTTTACGCGGTTTTGGAAGATTACTTTCACATTTTGTTGGTCAATGCCCGCCACATCAAGAATGTTCCGGGGCAGAAGACCGATAAGAAGGATAGCGAATGGATCGCCAAACTGCTTCTTTCCGGTCTACTGAAGGGTAGCTTCATTCCAGCACAACATATCCGGGAGCTCAGGGAGCTCTACCGACATAGACGCAAGCTGATCGCGATGCGGACTGCAGAAAAGAACCGGTTGCAGAACATCCTTGAATCTGCCAACGTCAAACTGCGGAGCGTGGTCAGCGACGTATTCGGTGTAAGCGCCATGGAAATGGTCCGATCCATGGCTAAAGGTCAGAGCGATCCTTTGCTGTTGGCAAGCATGGCCAAGGGTTCACTGGTCAAGAAACACGCAGAACTGATTAAAGCACTTACTGGCAAGGTCACAGATCACCACCGCTTCATGTTGACCCTTATACTGCAATCCATCGATCATATCAATCTACAAATAGCACAATCAGAGGCTCAGATGGAACAGTACGCAAGGATCATGTATCGGGAGCTGGAACTACTGGAGACTATTCCGGGAGTGTCTTCCAAAGTAGCATTAGGAATCGTCTCAGAGATCGGTACGGACATGACCCAATTTGCAACACATCAGAACCTTTCCTCATGGGCTGGTGTTTGCCCGGGCAACAATGAGAGTGCAGGAAAAAAGTATTCCTCCAGAACAACACATGGAAATAAGTATCTCAAGACGACGCTCGTAGAGGCCGCATGGGTAGCTTCTAGATCCAAGGCCAATCCCTTACTTGCAGTCAAGCATCACCAGATCGCTGCCCGAAGAGGACATAAGAAGGCGACAATAGCCATTGCACATAAGATATTGACCGCTGCATACCATGTGCTGAGGGACATGGAACCCTATCAATTACATCCCCAGGATATAAAAATACTGGAAAATAGAAGACTTAAAAGAATTGACAGATTACAGAAACAATTGAGTACCCTGAAGAACACGTCTTATAAATAA
- a CDS encoding DeoR/GlpR family DNA-binding transcription regulator, whose product MLKEERQAFIIHQINLHNKVLSSDLSVQLNVSEDTIRRDLNELAESGQVLKVYGGALSKSFHYPFQENNVYAKEAKKEIASKAISLIQSGMTVLVGGGTSMIELARLMPKDIQCTFFAISPLVALELAEKENLEVILLGGHLSRNTNIVSGSQVINALSEIKVDLCLLGTNSLSVEEGITDSDWEVVQIKKAMIKCSKKLGVLSIVEKLNSNQKMRVAPLRDINYLITDLDPNHPSLKEFRNQVTVI is encoded by the coding sequence ATGTTAAAAGAAGAAAGACAGGCATTTATTATCCATCAAATTAATCTCCACAATAAAGTACTTTCATCTGATCTAAGTGTACAACTTAATGTTTCGGAGGATACGATTCGTAGGGATCTAAATGAGTTGGCGGAGAGCGGACAAGTGCTAAAGGTATATGGTGGTGCACTATCGAAGTCTTTCCACTACCCTTTCCAGGAAAACAATGTCTATGCAAAAGAGGCAAAGAAAGAAATTGCCAGCAAAGCAATCTCCCTTATACAAAGCGGCATGACCGTACTAGTTGGCGGTGGTACCAGTATGATCGAACTAGCGCGCTTGATGCCGAAGGATATACAGTGTACTTTTTTCGCCATCAGCCCATTAGTAGCCTTGGAACTTGCCGAGAAAGAAAATCTAGAAGTTATTTTACTAGGCGGGCATCTATCCAGAAACACCAATATTGTTTCGGGTTCTCAGGTGATCAATGCCTTGTCAGAAATTAAGGTCGATCTTTGTTTATTAGGAACCAACAGTTTATCTGTAGAAGAAGGAATTACAGATTCTGACTGGGAGGTTGTTCAGATCAAAAAAGCGATGATTAAATGCTCGAAGAAATTGGGCGTATTGAGCATCGTAGAAAAGCTGAATTCCAATCAGAAGATGCGTGTAGCACCATTGCGCGATATCAACTACCTGATTACCGACTTAGACCCCAATCATCCAAGCTTAAAAGAGTTCAGAAACCAAGTAACGGTTATTTAA
- a CDS encoding CapA family protein, which produces MQASHQHRFLFVGDAVLQTEPELSEELKALLFSADIRSCNVEAPLQGFGSPIAKTGPLVAQNRLAADWLIASGFNLFPMANNHIYDYGIEGLLHTMEAFPHDATLGVGTEEDAYDILVQTFDDVKYAFLAYGENGYGALNGDREAGHAWVNSPRVQEDIQRYKKMVDVLIVQVHAGVELLDVPIPEWRARYRRLVDLGADAVICHHPHVMQGIEEYKGKLICYSLGNFYFDYPSNHPQWNLGAVLTLDFQNKERVAYDFQVVKKTGTRVELEDESVSATWLKNLNEKLNSASYIEYVNEAAVRDWEQHHAAYYAKPFNGLAKYSLKNMLKHAKRVLFNKNIDYNMIWHNMFIESNKWLVERAIRYKFKQEQK; this is translated from the coding sequence ATGCAAGCATCACATCAGCATAGATTTCTATTCGTCGGCGACGCGGTGTTGCAAACGGAGCCTGAACTGTCGGAAGAATTAAAGGCCTTGCTTTTCTCTGCTGATATCCGCTCATGCAATGTGGAAGCACCCTTGCAGGGCTTTGGTAGTCCTATTGCAAAGACAGGACCCTTGGTGGCACAAAATCGGCTAGCGGCAGATTGGCTGATTGCTTCGGGATTCAACCTCTTTCCCATGGCGAATAATCATATTTATGATTATGGAATTGAAGGCTTATTGCATACCATGGAAGCTTTTCCACACGATGCTACTTTAGGCGTAGGAACGGAGGAAGATGCCTATGATATTTTAGTGCAGACCTTTGACGATGTGAAGTATGCTTTTTTGGCGTATGGCGAGAATGGTTATGGGGCGTTAAATGGTGATCGAGAGGCTGGGCATGCTTGGGTAAATAGCCCGCGCGTTCAGGAGGATATACAGCGCTATAAGAAAATGGTCGACGTGTTGATCGTTCAGGTGCATGCAGGGGTAGAGCTATTGGATGTGCCGATTCCGGAATGGCGTGCTCGCTATCGTCGTTTGGTAGATTTAGGAGCTGATGCGGTCATTTGCCATCACCCGCATGTGATGCAGGGAATTGAAGAATACAAGGGCAAGCTGATTTGCTATAGCTTGGGGAATTTTTATTTCGATTACCCCAGCAATCATCCACAGTGGAATCTTGGTGCGGTGTTGACTTTAGACTTCCAGAACAAAGAGCGTGTTGCGTATGACTTCCAAGTGGTCAAGAAAACGGGGACTCGTGTGGAATTGGAGGACGAGTCGGTTTCTGCAACTTGGCTGAAGAATCTTAATGAGAAGCTAAATTCTGCCTCGTATATAGAATATGTGAACGAGGCTGCCGTGCGCGATTGGGAACAGCACCATGCAGCATACTATGCGAAACCGTTCAACGGATTAGCGAAATATAGCTTGAAGAACATGCTGAAGCATGCGAAAAGGGTGTTGTTCAATAAGAATATTGATTACAATATGATTTGGCACAATATGTTTATCGAAAGCAACAAATGGCTCGTTGAAAGAGCCATTCGGTATAAATTTAAGCAGGAACAAAAGTAA
- a CDS encoding asparagine synthetase B family protein, producing MDFVAQGNWVGYQTVFYHEKTGAYGLDINDVIDYGNLEIDQEGLAAYLDFGYSVFGHTPVKHVKFLLPNQRLYLEDGKPVVRERADAIAAELGKETHEDDVFQLIHHRVNNWANGFSENILIPTSGGFDSRLMNVLIDDKSRIHAYTYGTSFNQGASRESVYAGLLSERLGTQWDRIPLGQFNVYMDDWYDQFGPAVAASGTYHMEFYEKIRAKENQAKLGLLSGIIGDAWAGAVKVPEITSASQYRTLGYTHGMSADSKLAMNVDYTGLGETLFDKQKEDLKSPDFRIVTAMRTKMMMLQYLIAVPSRMGFPGYSPFVEEDIALAMLNLPVERKQDRAWQRDYFRKQNLLFEEEKHKYTYQNSLNYYALLHEQLEPLDASLLRELIKPGYLDWINQRILNIGAKERVFQTLMHTPKVKGVLKLLGARNGLLAAYFAYITIKPIETLLKKRNASITSA from the coding sequence ATGGATTTTGTTGCACAAGGAAATTGGGTTGGATATCAGACTGTTTTTTATCATGAGAAAACAGGTGCTTATGGTTTGGATATCAATGATGTCATTGACTACGGCAACCTGGAGATTGATCAGGAAGGCTTAGCAGCTTATCTGGACTTTGGTTATTCCGTGTTCGGACATACCCCTGTCAAACATGTGAAATTCTTGTTGCCGAACCAACGTCTTTATCTCGAGGATGGGAAGCCAGTGGTACGCGAGCGTGCGGATGCCATTGCTGCAGAATTGGGAAAAGAAACACATGAGGACGATGTTTTCCAATTGATACATCATCGCGTAAACAATTGGGCGAATGGTTTTTCCGAGAACATCCTTATCCCTACCAGCGGAGGCTTTGATTCGCGATTAATGAATGTATTGATCGATGACAAATCCCGTATTCATGCTTATACCTATGGCACTTCGTTTAATCAGGGTGCTTCGCGCGAGTCGGTGTATGCCGGTTTGCTTTCCGAGCGCTTAGGGACGCAATGGGATCGGATTCCTTTGGGGCAGTTCAACGTCTATATGGACGATTGGTACGATCAGTTCGGCCCAGCGGTGGCGGCTTCGGGAACTTACCATATGGAGTTTTACGAGAAGATTAGAGCGAAGGAAAATCAAGCGAAATTGGGACTGTTGAGCGGTATCATTGGCGATGCCTGGGCAGGAGCCGTCAAAGTGCCGGAAATAACGTCGGCAAGTCAGTATCGTACCTTAGGCTATACCCATGGGATGAGTGCGGACTCCAAGTTGGCGATGAACGTAGACTACACAGGGCTTGGGGAAACATTGTTTGATAAACAGAAAGAAGACTTGAAAAGTCCGGACTTCCGAATTGTTACCGCAATGCGGACCAAGATGATGATGCTACAATATTTAATCGCTGTGCCGTCGCGTATGGGTTTCCCGGGGTATTCACCTTTCGTGGAAGAGGATATTGCCTTAGCGATGCTCAATTTGCCTGTAGAGCGAAAGCAAGATCGTGCATGGCAGCGAGATTATTTTAGAAAACAAAATTTGCTCTTCGAAGAGGAGAAGCATAAATATACCTACCAAAATTCGCTAAACTATTATGCTTTGCTGCATGAACAGCTAGAACCGCTGGATGCATCTTTATTGCGCGAATTGATCAAGCCGGGGTATCTGGACTGGATAAACCAACGAATCCTAAATATCGGCGCGAAAGAGCGCGTTTTCCAAACGCTTATGCATACGCCGAAGGTGAAAGGCGTGCTGAAGCTATTAGGGGCTAGGAACGGTCTATTAGCAGCTTATTTTGCGTATATTACGATTAAACCTATCGAAACCTTATTAAAGAAACGCAATGCAAGCATCACATCAGCATAG
- a CDS encoding lipopolysaccharide biosynthesis protein — MSDNTKNITLNGLFWNALDRFGNQIIVTLVTIITSRILNEEDFGVIGVLMIFSTIATAFVDSGLATSLVRSKKVDELDYSTMFVFNLFVSIFFYLILFFSAPYIEDYYGIPNLALYARVLFLQLLIHAFGIVQYVKILKNFQFNVTARINVLAIFFSGIIVVVLALTGFGVWALLLQTVLYTLFRTAMLWYWGDWKLSTLVSMASLKHHSSFSLSFMVANMMGKALSPLYYSFIGKHFSIKETGYYYTGNKWGETPGMMISAIIQGTTLSTLTPIQDDYPRFLNACRKSMSSLAFVLLPVSLLAIAVARPGFSYFLTDKWLPSVEYFQWLCFAGFFISFADMNVNFLNIKGRSKYALGLEIAKFSLAIIALLLTYQHGIIYIVYGQVVVRILIYLATTVMSGKVYGYHFLSQMKDLGPSFLISIFAAVLAYLPLYFQLISHDLLLIICQSLIFVVVYVGINHLIGNAIWMEVLGMLKKKFAK, encoded by the coding sequence ATGAGCGATAATACAAAAAACATCACCCTCAACGGCCTTTTCTGGAATGCCCTTGATCGTTTTGGTAATCAGATCATTGTTACCCTCGTCACGATCATCACTTCCCGAATTTTAAATGAAGAGGATTTTGGAGTGATTGGTGTTTTGATGATCTTCTCGACGATCGCCACAGCATTTGTCGATAGCGGACTAGCCACTTCTTTAGTACGCTCCAAAAAAGTGGATGAATTGGATTATTCGACCATGTTCGTTTTTAATCTATTTGTCAGTATTTTTTTCTACCTGATTTTATTTTTCTCTGCGCCTTATATCGAGGATTATTATGGTATTCCGAATCTTGCGCTCTATGCGCGAGTGCTGTTCCTGCAGTTGCTGATTCACGCTTTCGGGATTGTACAGTATGTGAAGATCCTGAAGAATTTCCAATTCAATGTGACCGCGAGAATCAATGTATTGGCGATCTTTTTTTCCGGGATTATCGTCGTTGTTCTGGCTTTGACAGGCTTTGGCGTTTGGGCTTTGCTGCTACAGACGGTACTCTATACCTTGTTTCGGACCGCGATGCTCTGGTATTGGGGCGATTGGAAGCTGAGCACGCTGGTGTCCATGGCCTCGCTTAAGCATCATTCCTCCTTTTCATTGTCTTTTATGGTTGCTAATATGATGGGGAAAGCACTTTCGCCTTTGTATTATTCTTTTATCGGTAAGCATTTTTCCATTAAGGAAACCGGCTATTATTATACCGGGAATAAGTGGGGAGAGACACCCGGGATGATGATTTCTGCGATCATTCAGGGCACAACCCTGTCGACCCTTACGCCTATCCAAGATGATTATCCGCGATTCCTAAATGCCTGTAGGAAATCGATGTCTTCTTTGGCTTTTGTGTTGCTGCCGGTTAGCCTTTTGGCGATTGCAGTCGCTAGGCCGGGTTTCAGTTATTTCCTGACGGATAAGTGGCTGCCGTCTGTCGAATATTTTCAATGGTTATGTTTTGCTGGCTTCTTTATCTCCTTTGCAGATATGAATGTCAACTTCTTAAATATTAAGGGGCGTTCGAAATACGCCCTAGGCCTGGAAATTGCTAAATTTTCCTTGGCGATAATCGCGCTGTTGTTGACTTATCAACATGGTATTATATATATTGTTTACGGGCAGGTTGTGGTAAGAATATTGATCTATTTGGCAACAACCGTGATGAGCGGCAAGGTCTATGGTTATCATTTCCTCTCGCAAATGAAAGATCTTGGGCCATCATTTCTCATCAGTATCTTCGCTGCGGTATTGGCGTATCTACCTTTATATTTTCAGCTTATTTCGCACGATTTACTGCTCATCATCTGCCAAAGCCTTATATTCGTAGTCGTTTATGTCGGCATCAATCACCTGATTGGAAATGCCATTTGGATGGAGGTGCTCGGCATGCTTAAAAAGAAATTTGCTAAATAG
- a CDS encoding glycosyltransferase family protein codes for MLAPIALFVYNRPVHTRKTLQALEANRLADQSEIYIFSDAAKTADDIDDVNSVRAIIREPWKFKHIYIIERGQNKGLANSVIDGVTQVVQKHGRIIVLEDDLETSRFALTYFNSALNQYAENEKVMQIAGYMYPVENPKSLPESFFFRVASSWGWATWDRAWKHFNPDIEELTKDFKRRDIKAFSVDHSENFWKQVKQFKAGKINSWAIRWYLSVFNQQGLVLYPRNSYIQNTGTDGSGTHSDVDQVYKVQLAKTTIRKYPALVEEDPIAFSAIKHFYKNRKGTFFERLARFIEKKINQRKAKKALR; via the coding sequence ATGTTAGCACCGATTGCACTATTTGTTTATAACAGACCCGTTCACACTAGAAAAACACTACAGGCTTTAGAAGCCAATAGACTGGCTGATCAGTCTGAAATCTACATCTTCTCAGATGCTGCAAAGACGGCCGATGATATCGACGATGTCAACAGCGTGCGCGCCATTATCCGAGAACCTTGGAAGTTTAAGCACATCTATATTATTGAACGTGGACAGAATAAAGGTCTTGCGAATTCGGTTATTGACGGAGTAACGCAGGTAGTTCAGAAACATGGGCGCATTATTGTGTTAGAAGATGACCTCGAGACTTCCCGCTTTGCGCTGACCTATTTCAACTCCGCATTGAATCAATATGCCGAGAACGAGAAAGTGATGCAAATTGCAGGCTATATGTATCCCGTTGAGAACCCTAAGTCGCTTCCTGAGTCGTTCTTCTTTCGTGTAGCCAGCAGCTGGGGATGGGCAACATGGGACCGGGCGTGGAAGCATTTCAATCCGGATATCGAGGAACTGACGAAGGATTTTAAGCGACGCGACATCAAGGCTTTCAGTGTAGACCATAGTGAGAACTTCTGGAAACAGGTGAAGCAATTTAAAGCCGGAAAGATCAACTCCTGGGCAATCCGCTGGTACCTATCGGTATTTAATCAGCAAGGCTTGGTCCTCTATCCGCGCAATTCCTATATACAAAATACCGGAACTGACGGCTCCGGAACCCATTCTGATGTCGATCAGGTCTACAAAGTCCAATTGGCGAAAACAACAATCCGTAAATACCCGGCCCTTGTTGAGGAAGACCCGATTGCATTCTCAGCGATTAAGCATTTCTACAAGAATAGAAAAGGAACATTTTTCGAACGCTTAGCTCGCTTCATCGAAAAGAAAATAAACCAAAGGAAGGCTAAGAAAGCATTGCGCTAA
- a CDS encoding FkbM family methyltransferase encodes MPSLKKTILKYFPIDKFFFSRSYSQEGEDMLIRSFYETRKRYKGYYVDVGAHHPYRFSNTMFFYKQGWRGINIEPSPEAMKWFQFFRRRDVNLNIGISESPQELTYYCFNEPALNGFSQEISEKRDGLNAKYHLVKSIPVPTLPLSEVLDKHLPKGQEIDFLSIDAEGFDYIVLQSNDWERYRPIFVLVEEELSIKDLSQSAVYRFLNEKGYELAGKTKRTLVFKRADTL; translated from the coding sequence ATGCCCTCATTAAAAAAGACCATTTTAAAGTACTTTCCGATCGATAAGTTTTTCTTTTCCAGATCTTATTCACAAGAGGGCGAGGATATGCTCATCCGCAGTTTTTACGAGACACGCAAGCGCTACAAAGGGTACTATGTAGACGTTGGTGCACATCATCCCTATCGTTTTTCGAATACGATGTTTTTTTATAAGCAAGGTTGGCGCGGAATCAATATTGAGCCATCACCGGAAGCGATGAAATGGTTTCAGTTTTTTCGACGTCGCGATGTGAATCTGAATATCGGAATCAGCGAGAGTCCGCAGGAACTGACCTACTACTGTTTCAATGAGCCTGCTTTAAACGGCTTTTCTCAGGAGATTTCAGAGAAGCGTGATGGGCTGAATGCGAAGTATCATTTGGTCAAGAGCATTCCTGTTCCTACGCTGCCACTTTCGGAGGTTTTGGACAAGCATTTGCCCAAAGGACAGGAGATTGACTTTCTGTCGATCGATGCCGAAGGATTTGACTATATCGTATTGCAGTCGAACGACTGGGAGCGCTATAGACCTATTTTTGTGTTGGTGGAAGAAGAGCTGAGCATTAAGGATTTGAGCCAGTCGGCAGTTTACCGCTTTCTGAATGAGAAAGGGTACGAACTAGCCGGCAAAACGAAACGCACCTTGGTGTTCAAACGTGCCGATACACTTTAG